One window of Elaeis guineensis isolate ETL-2024a chromosome 11, EG11, whole genome shotgun sequence genomic DNA carries:
- the LOC105053737 gene encoding ABC transporter G family member 11, whose translation MKEGEVIRSSAGQVIMEIESNKPAGNGIVVAGLSPLSETLWKEKINTEIIGDVSARLTWKDLTVTVTLGNGETQQVLEGLTGYAEPGTITALMGPSGSGKSTLLDALSGRLATNAFLSGTILLNGRKKNMSFGTAAYVTQDDTLIGTLTVRETISYSARLRLPDMMRQEEKRALVEGTIVEMGLQDCADTVIGNWHLRGISGGEKRRVSIALEILMRPRLLFLDEPTSGLDSASAFFVTKTLRGLSRDGRTVIASIHQPSSEVFELFDRLYLLSGGKTVYFGQASEAYEFFAQAGFPCPSLRNPSDHFLRCINSDFDKVKATLKGSMKARFERSDDPLEKMTTMEAIRRLTDFYCHSQYYYSARERVDEISRVKGAVLDSGGSQASFFMQAFTLTKRSFVNMSRDFGYYWLRLAIYLVVTICIGTIYLNVGTGYRSILSRGACASFVFGFVTFMSIGGFPSFVEDMKVFQRERLNGHYGVSAFVIGNTISALPFLILITFTSGSICYFMVRLHPGFMHYLFFVLCLYACVTVVESLMMAIASVVPNFLMGIIVGAGIQGIFMLVSGFFRLPHDIPKPFWRYPMSYISFHYWALQGQYQNDLRGLVFDNQELPELPPKITGELALEQFFQIDVNRSKWWDLLVLFSMVVIYRLLFFIMIKVNEDVTPWIRGYIARRSLRHKKNSRQHASADHVNRTPSLRST comes from the exons ATGAAGGAAGGGGAGGTAATTAGGAGCTCGGCAGGGCAGGTGATAATGGAGATAGAGTCGAACAAGCCGGCGGGGAATGGAATTGTGGTGGCGGGACTGAGTCCGCTGAGTGAGACCCTGTGGAAGGAGAAGATTAATACAGAAATCATCGGCGACGTGTCGGCCAGGCTCACCTGGAAGGACTTGACGGTGACGGTGACGCTCGGCAATGGAGAGACACAGCAGGTCTTGGAGGGCCTCACCGGCTACGCCGAGCCGGGGACTATTACTGCCTTGATGGGCCCGTCGGGGTCGGGGAAGTCGACGCTTCTTGACGCGCTCTCTGGCCGCCTCGCCACCAATGCTTTCCTCTCTGGAACTATTCTCCTTAATGGAAGGAAGAAGAACATGTCTTTCGGGACTGCG GCGTATGTTACCCAGGATGACACCTTGATTGGTACTTTAACAGTGAGGGAGACTATATCATATTCCGCTCGCCTCCGGCTTCCTGATATGATGCGACAGGAGGAGAAACGAGCTTTGGTGGAGGGCACCATTGTTGAAATGGGCCTTCAAGATTGTGCAGACACTGTGATTGGTAACTGGCATCTGCGGGGGATAAGTGGTGGGGAGAAGAGGAGGGTCAGCATTGCTCTTGAGATCCTTATGAGACCCAGATTGCTCTTCCTTGATGAGCCCACAAGCGGTCTTGATAG tgcttcagccttctttgtgACAAAAACTCTGCGCGGTTTATCAAGAGATGGAAGGACTGTTATAGCGTCCATTCACCAACCAAGCAGTGAGGTTTTCGAGTTATTCGATCGCTTGTACTTGCTCTCAGGGGGCAAAACTGTTTACTTTGGGCAGGCTTCAGAGGCATATGAG TTCTTTGCTCAAGCTGGATTCCCTTGCCCATCCCTGAGAAACCCATCAGATCATTTCCTAAGGTGCATAAACTCAGACTTTGATAAGGTGAAAGCTACTCTAAAGGGATCGATGAAAGCAAGG TTTGAGAGAAGTGATGATCCCCTTGAGAAAATGACTACAATGGAAGCTATCCGAAGACTGACTGACTTCTATTGTCATTCCCAATATTACTACTCAGCACGAGAGAGAGTGGATGAAATCTCCCGAGTT AAAGGAGCAGTGTTGGATTCAGGAGGCAGTCAGGCTAGCTTCTTCATGCAGGCTTTCACTTTAACCAAGCGCTCATTTGTGAACATGTCAAGGGATTTTGGTTATTACTGGTTGAGACTTGCGATTTACCTTGTTGTGACAATTTGCATTGGAACCATTTACTTAAATGTTGGAACTGGATACAGATCCATTCTG TCTAGGGGTGCATGTGCTTCTTTTGTCTTTGGCTTTGTCACATTCATGTCTATTGGAGGATTCCCATCATTCGTGGAAGATATGAAGGTT TTTCAGAGAGAGCGGCTCAATGGACACTATGGTGTGTCAGCGTTCGTCATTGGCAATACAATTTCTGCCTTGCCATTTCTAATCTTGATAACCTTTACCTCGGGAAGCATATGCTATTTTATGGTCCGCCTTCATCCTGGTTTCATGCATTACTTGTTCTTTGTTTTGTGCCTCTATGCTTGTGTTACTGTCGTTGAGAGCTTGATGATGGCCATAGCCAGTGTAGTTCCCAATTTCCTCATGGGAATCATTGTAGGAGCTGGGATTCAG GGAATATTCATGCTGGTTTCTGGGTTTTTTAGACTCCCACATGACATCCCAAAACCCTTCTGGCGATACCCTATGTCTTACATCAGCTTCCATTACTGGGCACTGCAG GGCCAATATCAAAATGACCTGAGAGGTCTTGTATTCGATAACCAGGAGCTACCTGAGTTACCCCCAAAGATTACTGGAGAGCTCGCACTCGAGCAGTTTTTCCAGATCGACGTGAACCGATCAAAATGGTGGGACCTATTGGTTCTTTTCAGCATGGTTGTTATCTACCGTCTCTTATTCTTCATTATGATCAAGGTAAACGAAGATGTGACTCCATGGATTAGAGGCTACATTGCAAGGAGGAGTCTGCGGCACAAGAAGAACAGCAGACAGCATGCTTCTGCGGATCACGTCAACAGGACACCTTCACTCAGGTCTACGTAG